In Hermetia illucens chromosome 1, iHerIll2.2.curated.20191125, whole genome shotgun sequence, one genomic interval encodes:
- the LOC119660552 gene encoding LOW QUALITY PROTEIN: E3 ubiquitin-protein ligase LRSAM1-like (The sequence of the model RefSeq protein was modified relative to this genomic sequence to represent the inferred CDS: deleted 1 base in 1 codon; substituted 1 base at 1 genomic stop codon) gives MGCRLAKDETNSNISSEVVNRETMARSGERIDFKARFERKMCLAKETPEPDFDLSECNLKEIPAGVFVLCRVLRKEHLDLSCNKISDFMAGPMSDLSLLQVLNISHNKLKKLPDDLFRIENLRELHLSDNLLTRLPKTINRLNRIEFLDISHNRIETIEEVSCMPTLRILNVSGNSQLREIPSCLSTCDSLRDLILDQDTLEWPPAQVIAAGTEHILKFLTTGELNVGDVEVACEAKEKMSSSREDALMKLLVDRERQNQTVENKLKTVPPTDDGYGNENALIEQLHMRQQKQKQKLLQAVLFQQNQTEGLVSRIQQRKDQERDLLIKDIKAAEQNANLVIDKLLALRNGPDPALLEKERLEEERLLEKLHLEHSELRKQEILATMVEVLHNEDNKLLDYQQKRNLTNQDILERELESSRQLKDFFCDYERNRSDIIQKICEDEELQKEAVATLIGMNDARTWGLVEQLKIVEAQLANMTQIEIDKKTFSSIDQMNELADKRMRLTFVLMDLLDQQESRRKELLDTLMCMEAQKRNEEDFWLLQYQRLIDSRPLEFSIKTHSIDPLLGYSFLVNGVIHCLPFLQKLWQNSNIRIEDLRDDDLEACGVTQEKDRKLIXSRLETLLTESGTVQPRLVETPTAPVEVPSTSTQEGNDPITTDSDSLSECVVCMERTVKIIFIPCGHMCCCSECQHSLELCPMCRTDIERRINVRQP, from the exons ATGGGTTGCCGTCTAGCGAAAGATGAGACAAATTCTAACATTTCAAGTGAAGTTGTCAACCGCGAAACTATGGCCCGATCAGGAGAGAGGATTGACTTCAAGGCCCGGTTCGAACGCAAAATGTGCCTG GCAAAGGAAACTCCAGAGCCGGATTTCGACCTTTCGGAGTGCAACCTAAAGGAGATCCCGGCCGGCGTGTTCGTTTTGTGCCGTGTACTGCGTAAGGAACATTTGGACTTGAGCTGCAATAAAATCTCAGACTTTATGGCCGGACCTATGAGTGACCTATCGCTGCTCCAGGTCCTGAATATAAGCCACAACAAGCTGAAAAAACTGCCAGACGATCTGTTTAGGATAGAAAACCTCAGG GAATTACATCTATCAGACAATCTTCTAACGCGACTACCAAAAACCATTAACAGACTCAACCGCATAGAATTCCTAGATATATCTCATAACCGTATAGAAACAATCGAAGAGGTCAGTTGCATGCCAACACTCCGAATCTTGAATGTATCTGGAAACAGCCAGTTGCGAGAAATTCCGTCGTGCCTGTCGACCTGCGATAGTTTACGCGATTTAATTCTAGATCAGGATACACTCGAGTGGCCTCCTGCTCAAGTAATCGCTGCAGGTACTGAACATATTCTAAAGTTTTTGACAACGGGAGAGTTAAACGTAGGAGATGTGGAAGTAGCCTGCGAAGCGAAAGAAAAGATGAGTTCAAGCAGAGAAGAT GCCTTAATGAAGCTGCTGGTTGATCGAGAAAGGCAGAACCAGACAGTTGAAAATAAACTAAAGACTGTGCCACCGACTGACGATGGCTACGGGAATGAGAAT GCACTAATCGAGCAGCTCCATATGCGGCAACAGAAGCAGAAGCAGAAA TTGCTCCAAGCAGTACTattccaacaaaatcaaaccgaGGGCCTAGTGAGTAGAATACAGCAACGGAAGGACCAAGAGCGTGATCTCCTTATAAAGGATATTAAAGCAG CTGAACAGAACGCCAACCTGGTGATAGATAAATTATTGGCACTACGTAATGGACCCGATCCTGCCTTGCTCGAAAAAGAGCGTTTGGAGGAGGAGAGATTACTAGAAAAG CTTCATTTGGAGCATTCCGAACTCCGTAAACAAGAAATACTCGCAACAATGGTGGAAGTTCTTCACAACGAAGACAATAAGCTATTAGATTATCAACAAAAGCGAAATCTAACAAATCAAGATATTCTAGAACGTGAATTGGAGAGTTCGAGGCAACTAAAAGACTTTTTCTGTGACTATGAAAGGAACAGGAGTGATATTATCCAGAAGATTTGTGAAGATGAGGAATTACAGAAGGAAGCCGTGGCCACACTCATTGGAATGAATGATGCTCGCACCTGGGGTCTAGTGGAGCAGCTGAAAATTGTCGAAGCACAACTTGCAAATATGACACAAATTGAAATAGATAAGAAAACATTTTCATCGATTGATCAAATG AATGAATTGGCTGATAAACGTATGCGCCTTACGTTTGTTCTTATGGATCTACTTGATCAACAAGAAAGCCGAAGGAAGGAA cTTTTAGATACGCTAATGTGTATGGAGGCACAGAAACGTAATGAAGAAGATTTTTGGCTGCTACAGTATCAACGCCTCATTGATTCTCGTCCTTTGGAGTTTTCAATTAAAACTCATTCCATAGACCCACTTCTGGGTTACAGTTTTCTCGTGAACGGAGTCATACATTGTTTGCCATTTCTGCAGAAACTTTGGCAAAACAGTAACATTCGTATTGAAGATCTAAGAGATGATGATTTGGAAGCTTGTGGGGTTACACAAGAAAAAGATCGAAAACTCATT TGAAGTCGATTAGAGACTTTATTAACTGAATCTGGAACTGTACAACCTCGCCTTGTGGAAACGCCAACAGCGCCAGTCGAAGTGCCATCCACTAGTACTCAAGAAGGGAACGACCCTATCACAACGGATTCAGATTCGCTATCTGAATGTGTTGTTTGCATGGAAAGAACG GTAAAGATAATATTTATACCATGCGGACACATGTGTTGCTGTTCCGAGTGCCAACACAGTCTGGAGCTGTGCCCGATGTGCCGAACTGACATCGAACGCAGAATCAATGTCCGTCAACCGTAA